A genome region from Apus apus isolate bApuApu2 chromosome 2, bApuApu2.pri.cur, whole genome shotgun sequence includes the following:
- the AHR gene encoding aryl hydrocarbon receptor isoform X1 encodes MNPNVTYASRKRRKPVQKIVKPSPAEGVKSNPSKRHRDRLNAELDRLASLLPFPQDVIAKLDKLSVLRLSVSYLRAKSFFDVALKSSNSARPERNSIQENCRTAKCVEGMQILEGELLLQALNGFVLVVTSDALVFYVSSTIQDYLGFQQSDIIHQSVFELIHTEDRPEFQRQLHWALNPAQSTDSGPSVQGDNGFSQPATYYNPDQLPPENSSFMERNFICRLRCLLDNSSGFLAMNFQGRLKFLHGQNKKGKDGAALSPQLALFAVATPLQPPSILEIRTKNFIFRTKHKLDFTPTGCDAKGKIVLGYTEAELCMRGTGYQFVHAADMLYCAENHVRMMKTGESGMTVFRLLTKENRWAWVQANARLVYKNGRPDYIIATQRPLTDEEGAEHLRKRNMKLPFMFATGEAVLYEVSFPMSSLMDPSQPKSKSTTGKGGKATLHNDSVDPNSLLGVMLRQDESVYLCPPASHKLSFERNFFADSRDELGGGVSSSWTDNLLPAGNHNILKRELMECSQESTVPLPEDSAALFQDNKNSDLYSIMKNLGIDFEDLKCIQQDEEFFKTELSGVDDIGDIDITDEILTYVQDSLNKSDYLYSGCNQQQPLVQNEGCLVQQELDPHQLHQHQKQLVEQQQQQHQQQQQLCQKMKHMQVNGMFTNWSPGTSMPLSCSQQQPQQYVFPGMHATTSEFPYKSEVSTSPFACRQEFIPYKQPTAMMPQLSNFAQMDFPVAGFDRSTCSASSNLEDFLSCLQQVPENRECGINSEPVMLTPQTCYAGAVSMYQCAQEAQPSCVDQMQYDPMMASQQTLLNKFQNGFNGGNVNEAYPSQLDAINNAQAATHLQPLHHPTEPRSFSDLASSGFM; translated from the exons ttGCATTAAAATCTTCTAACTCAGCAAGACCAGAAAGAAATAGCATTCAGGAGAACTGTAGAACAGCAAAATGTGTAGAAGGGATGCAGATCCTGGAAGGAGAACTCTTACTGCAG GCATTAAATGGTTTTGTATTAGTTGTTACATCTGATGCTCTGGTTTTTTACGTCTCTTCTACTATCCAAGACTACTTGGGATTCCAGCAA TCTGATATTATACACCAGAGTGTATTTGAGTTGATTCACACAGAAGACAGACCTGAGTTTCAACGACAGCTACATTGGGCATTAAATCCTGCCCAGTCTACAGATTCTGGACCAAGTGTACAAG GAGATAATGGTTTTTCACAGCCAGCAACCTATTATAACCCAGACCAACTTCCTCCAGAGAATTCTTCCTTTATGGAAAGGAATTTCATCTGTAGGTTACGATGCCTCCTGGATAATTCATCTGGATTTCTG GCTATGAATTTTCAAGGACGATTAAAGTTTCTTCATGGACAaaacaagaaagggaaagatgGTGCTGCTTTGTCACCTCAGCTCGCTCTGTTTGCAGTAGCTACTCCCCTACAGCCACCATCTATCCTTGAGATACGAACCAAAAACTTCATcttcagaacaaaacacaaactggaTTTCACGCCTACTGGCTGTGATGCAAA AGGAAAGATTGTCCTGGGATACactgaagcagagctgtgcatgAGAGGAACAGGATACCAGTTTGTTCATGCAGCTGATATGCTTTATTGTGCTGAAAACCATGTTCGAA TGATGAAGACAGGTGAGAGTGGAATGACTGTATTTAGGCTTCTGACCAAAGAAAACCGATGGGCCTGGGTACAGGCAAATGCACGTCTTGTCTACAAAAATGGAAGACCAGATTACATCATTGCCACACAAAGACCTCTGAC agaTGAAGAAGGGGCAGAACACCTACGGAAGCGCAACATGAAGTTGCCCTTCATGTTTGCCACTGGTGAGGCTGTGTTGTATGAGGTATCTTTCCCTATGTCGAGCCTTATGGATCCCTCTCAGCCGAAGAGTAAAAGCACAACAGGAAAAGGAGGCAAAGCAACACTACACAATGATTCCGTGGATCCAAACTCCCTCCTGGGTGTCATGTTAAGGCAAGATGAGTCTGTGTATCTCTGCCCTCCAGCATCACATAAACTTTCCTTTGAGCGGAACTTCTTTGCAGACAGCAGGGATGAACTGGGTGGTGGTGTTAGCAGCAGCTGGACAGATAATCTCCTTCCTGCTGGAAATCACAACATTCTCAAACGGGAGTTAATGGAGTGTTCCCAGGAAAGTACTGTTCCACTTCCTGAAGACAGTGCAGCACTTTTTCAAGATAACAAAAACAGTGATTTGTACAGCATCATGAAAAATCTGGGTATTGACTTTGAAGATCTAAAGTGTATTCAGCAGGATGAGGAGttctttaaaactgaattatCTGGTGTGGATGATATTGGGGACATCGACATAACTGATGAAATCCTGACCTATGTTCAGGATTCGTTAAATAAGTCTGACTACTTATATTCAGGCTGTAATCAGCAGCAACCCCTGGTCCAGAATGAAGGTTGCTTGGTACAGCAAGAGTTGGATCCACATCAGCTTCATCAGCACCAGAAACAGCTTGtggagcagcaacagcagcagcaccaacagcagcagcagctctgtcaaAAGATGAAACACATGCAAGTCAATGGGATGTTCACAAACTGGAGCCCTGGCACGAGTATGCCCCTtagctgctcacagcagcagccccagcaatATGTGTTCCCTGGCATGCATGCCACCACATCTGAGTTCCCTTACAAATCAGAAGTGAGCACTTCCCCTTTTGCATGTAGGCAAGAGTTTATTCCTTACAAACAACCCACAGCTATGATGCCACAGCTTTCTAACTTTGCTCAAATGGATTTCCCTGTAGCAGGTTTTGACAGATCAacctgctctgcttcttccaaCTTGGAGGATTTTCTCAGTTGTTTGCAGCAAGTCCCTGAAAATCGTGAGTGTGGAATAAACTCTGAGCCGGTTATGCTGACTCCTCAAACATGCTATGCAGGCGCTGTTTCTATGTACCAGTGCGCGCAGGAagcacagcccagctgtgtGGATCAAATGCAGTATGATCCTATGATGGCAAGTCAACAAACCTTGTTGAACAAG ttCCAAAATGGTTTCAATGGAGGAAATGTAAATGAAGCATATCCCTCTCAGTTAGATGCGATCAATAACGCACAGGCTGCCACACATCTTCAGCCTCTTCATCATCCGACAGAACCCAGATCCTTCTCAGATTTGGCATCTAGTGGATTTATGTGA
- the AHR gene encoding aryl hydrocarbon receptor isoform X2, with amino-acid sequence MQILEGELLLQALNGFVLVVTSDALVFYVSSTIQDYLGFQQSDIIHQSVFELIHTEDRPEFQRQLHWALNPAQSTDSGPSVQGDNGFSQPATYYNPDQLPPENSSFMERNFICRLRCLLDNSSGFLAMNFQGRLKFLHGQNKKGKDGAALSPQLALFAVATPLQPPSILEIRTKNFIFRTKHKLDFTPTGCDAKGKIVLGYTEAELCMRGTGYQFVHAADMLYCAENHVRMMKTGESGMTVFRLLTKENRWAWVQANARLVYKNGRPDYIIATQRPLTDEEGAEHLRKRNMKLPFMFATGEAVLYEVSFPMSSLMDPSQPKSKSTTGKGGKATLHNDSVDPNSLLGVMLRQDESVYLCPPASHKLSFERNFFADSRDELGGGVSSSWTDNLLPAGNHNILKRELMECSQESTVPLPEDSAALFQDNKNSDLYSIMKNLGIDFEDLKCIQQDEEFFKTELSGVDDIGDIDITDEILTYVQDSLNKSDYLYSGCNQQQPLVQNEGCLVQQELDPHQLHQHQKQLVEQQQQQHQQQQQLCQKMKHMQVNGMFTNWSPGTSMPLSCSQQQPQQYVFPGMHATTSEFPYKSEVSTSPFACRQEFIPYKQPTAMMPQLSNFAQMDFPVAGFDRSTCSASSNLEDFLSCLQQVPENRECGINSEPVMLTPQTCYAGAVSMYQCAQEAQPSCVDQMQYDPMMASQQTLLNKFQNGFNGGNVNEAYPSQLDAINNAQAATHLQPLHHPTEPRSFSDLASSGFM; translated from the exons ATGCAGATCCTGGAAGGAGAACTCTTACTGCAG GCATTAAATGGTTTTGTATTAGTTGTTACATCTGATGCTCTGGTTTTTTACGTCTCTTCTACTATCCAAGACTACTTGGGATTCCAGCAA TCTGATATTATACACCAGAGTGTATTTGAGTTGATTCACACAGAAGACAGACCTGAGTTTCAACGACAGCTACATTGGGCATTAAATCCTGCCCAGTCTACAGATTCTGGACCAAGTGTACAAG GAGATAATGGTTTTTCACAGCCAGCAACCTATTATAACCCAGACCAACTTCCTCCAGAGAATTCTTCCTTTATGGAAAGGAATTTCATCTGTAGGTTACGATGCCTCCTGGATAATTCATCTGGATTTCTG GCTATGAATTTTCAAGGACGATTAAAGTTTCTTCATGGACAaaacaagaaagggaaagatgGTGCTGCTTTGTCACCTCAGCTCGCTCTGTTTGCAGTAGCTACTCCCCTACAGCCACCATCTATCCTTGAGATACGAACCAAAAACTTCATcttcagaacaaaacacaaactggaTTTCACGCCTACTGGCTGTGATGCAAA AGGAAAGATTGTCCTGGGATACactgaagcagagctgtgcatgAGAGGAACAGGATACCAGTTTGTTCATGCAGCTGATATGCTTTATTGTGCTGAAAACCATGTTCGAA TGATGAAGACAGGTGAGAGTGGAATGACTGTATTTAGGCTTCTGACCAAAGAAAACCGATGGGCCTGGGTACAGGCAAATGCACGTCTTGTCTACAAAAATGGAAGACCAGATTACATCATTGCCACACAAAGACCTCTGAC agaTGAAGAAGGGGCAGAACACCTACGGAAGCGCAACATGAAGTTGCCCTTCATGTTTGCCACTGGTGAGGCTGTGTTGTATGAGGTATCTTTCCCTATGTCGAGCCTTATGGATCCCTCTCAGCCGAAGAGTAAAAGCACAACAGGAAAAGGAGGCAAAGCAACACTACACAATGATTCCGTGGATCCAAACTCCCTCCTGGGTGTCATGTTAAGGCAAGATGAGTCTGTGTATCTCTGCCCTCCAGCATCACATAAACTTTCCTTTGAGCGGAACTTCTTTGCAGACAGCAGGGATGAACTGGGTGGTGGTGTTAGCAGCAGCTGGACAGATAATCTCCTTCCTGCTGGAAATCACAACATTCTCAAACGGGAGTTAATGGAGTGTTCCCAGGAAAGTACTGTTCCACTTCCTGAAGACAGTGCAGCACTTTTTCAAGATAACAAAAACAGTGATTTGTACAGCATCATGAAAAATCTGGGTATTGACTTTGAAGATCTAAAGTGTATTCAGCAGGATGAGGAGttctttaaaactgaattatCTGGTGTGGATGATATTGGGGACATCGACATAACTGATGAAATCCTGACCTATGTTCAGGATTCGTTAAATAAGTCTGACTACTTATATTCAGGCTGTAATCAGCAGCAACCCCTGGTCCAGAATGAAGGTTGCTTGGTACAGCAAGAGTTGGATCCACATCAGCTTCATCAGCACCAGAAACAGCTTGtggagcagcaacagcagcagcaccaacagcagcagcagctctgtcaaAAGATGAAACACATGCAAGTCAATGGGATGTTCACAAACTGGAGCCCTGGCACGAGTATGCCCCTtagctgctcacagcagcagccccagcaatATGTGTTCCCTGGCATGCATGCCACCACATCTGAGTTCCCTTACAAATCAGAAGTGAGCACTTCCCCTTTTGCATGTAGGCAAGAGTTTATTCCTTACAAACAACCCACAGCTATGATGCCACAGCTTTCTAACTTTGCTCAAATGGATTTCCCTGTAGCAGGTTTTGACAGATCAacctgctctgcttcttccaaCTTGGAGGATTTTCTCAGTTGTTTGCAGCAAGTCCCTGAAAATCGTGAGTGTGGAATAAACTCTGAGCCGGTTATGCTGACTCCTCAAACATGCTATGCAGGCGCTGTTTCTATGTACCAGTGCGCGCAGGAagcacagcccagctgtgtGGATCAAATGCAGTATGATCCTATGATGGCAAGTCAACAAACCTTGTTGAACAAG ttCCAAAATGGTTTCAATGGAGGAAATGTAAATGAAGCATATCCCTCTCAGTTAGATGCGATCAATAACGCACAGGCTGCCACACATCTTCAGCCTCTTCATCATCCGACAGAACCCAGATCCTTCTCAGATTTGGCATCTAGTGGATTTATGTGA